A portion of the Bacteroidota bacterium genome contains these proteins:
- a CDS encoding ATP-binding protein: MPCAAFAEQLPVPLLRFALDGSVSHANAEAVALAGGPARALDPDVWHGAMHPDDRVGFEQAWTTATTGQTARAFVRLALGGSERPVEVRFVPDGDTGFIDAVLVSAAAPLWTGEAFHQTFLEQSPIGVLHLDAAGVVTFANHHFLQMTGEAEDEVWLGLNVFDVDGVDAQLIDLLTAMLEEAVGFEEHEIVLRRHDGERRTLFVYGSPVHHPDEGLVGGVVMALDVTEQREREETLRVRARYDQAEPALRQAALSSPEQADFLDEAARILGLATLADRAQVLLPVEAGELVTSADWTAQASKPRPIRLAAVDWPLLTEGALLRVTRDQDSEAAQALLTGLDAEQAILVPFLDDEDRIGVVLLGWDALVPPWQRAERLALSQLTGLFETLWAWSRAETRFRQTVDGLDDGLFSFTYAPVLDAGGDGQPGAPIRRYEFVTHQMEALVGLAVEQLTIPLGDGGVNWTHDLVHADDRAVFSAHEAQLRVGRESTLDYRVRRADGAVRWMRERATPAYDAADRLVIGGILADVTEQKQANASILQAKVAAERASQAKTAFMSTMSHEVRTPLGAINGFSELLREEVRELEGHGKVVIPPPVIEFVEVIQENARRALRLVNDLFDLSKLETGALRLQHSPVFFHDITERVAHRARMDLDSKGVTFRWDRDPAQPVVLGDPYRIEQVVEQLLSNAVKFTDAGYVALTTRLDTDAVVCVVEDTGCGIAEEFVSGLFEPFTQEDHRLNRNYDGSGLGLAIVKRLVDAMDGSLAIESEKDAGTRVTLKLPVAVASADVL, translated from the coding sequence ATGCCCTGCGCCGCGTTCGCTGAGCAGCTTCCCGTCCCGCTCCTTCGCTTTGCCCTCGACGGGAGCGTGAGCCACGCCAACGCCGAGGCGGTGGCGCTCGCCGGGGGACCGGCCCGTGCCCTCGACCCCGACGTGTGGCACGGTGCGATGCATCCCGACGACCGCGTAGGCTTCGAGCAGGCTTGGACCACCGCGACGACTGGTCAGACCGCGCGTGCGTTCGTTCGGCTCGCCCTCGGCGGCAGCGAGCGGCCCGTCGAGGTTCGCTTTGTCCCAGACGGCGACACCGGGTTCATCGACGCGGTGCTGGTGTCCGCAGCGGCCCCGTTGTGGACCGGCGAGGCGTTCCACCAGACGTTCCTGGAGCAGAGCCCGATCGGTGTGCTCCACCTCGACGCGGCGGGCGTTGTCACGTTCGCCAACCACCACTTTCTCCAGATGACTGGCGAGGCCGAAGACGAGGTGTGGCTCGGCCTCAACGTCTTCGATGTAGACGGCGTCGACGCTCAACTCATCGATCTCCTCACGGCGATGCTGGAGGAGGCCGTCGGCTTCGAGGAGCACGAGATCGTACTCAGGCGGCACGACGGCGAACGGCGGACCCTCTTCGTCTACGGCTCGCCCGTCCACCATCCGGACGAGGGGCTCGTCGGCGGCGTGGTGATGGCCCTCGACGTGACGGAGCAGCGCGAGCGCGAAGAGACGCTGCGGGTGCGCGCGCGCTACGACCAGGCCGAGCCAGCGCTCCGCCAGGCGGCCCTCTCGTCGCCCGAGCAGGCCGACTTCCTCGACGAGGCCGCCCGCATCCTCGGGCTCGCGACGCTAGCTGACCGGGCGCAGGTGCTTCTCCCCGTTGAGGCGGGCGAGTTGGTCACGAGCGCCGACTGGACTGCCCAGGCCAGCAAACCACGTCCCATCCGGCTTGCTGCCGTGGACTGGCCCCTCCTGACCGAGGGGGCGCTCCTACGCGTCACCCGCGACCAGGACAGCGAGGCGGCCCAGGCGCTGCTCACCGGGCTCGACGCTGAGCAGGCGATTCTCGTCCCCTTCCTCGACGACGAGGATCGGATCGGCGTGGTCCTCCTCGGGTGGGATGCCCTGGTTCCGCCGTGGCAGCGCGCCGAGCGCCTCGCGCTGAGCCAGCTTACCGGGCTGTTCGAGACCCTGTGGGCCTGGAGCCGAGCCGAGACGCGGTTTCGGCAAACCGTCGATGGCCTAGACGATGGCCTCTTCAGCTTCACCTACGCGCCAGTGCTGGATGCGGGCGGCGATGGCCAGCCGGGCGCGCCCATACGGCGCTACGAGTTCGTGACACACCAGATGGAGGCCCTCGTCGGATTGGCCGTCGAACAGCTCACCATCCCGCTCGGCGATGGCGGCGTCAATTGGACCCACGACCTCGTCCACGCCGACGACCGTGCGGTTTTTTCTGCTCATGAGGCGCAGCTCCGCGTTGGCCGCGAGAGCACCCTCGACTACCGCGTGCGCCGCGCCGACGGCGCTGTCCGCTGGATGCGCGAGCGCGCCACCCCCGCCTACGACGCGGCCGACCGCCTCGTGATCGGCGGCATCCTCGCCGACGTCACCGAGCAAAAGCAGGCCAACGCCTCGATCCTGCAAGCCAAGGTCGCCGCCGAGCGCGCCAGCCAGGCCAAGACCGCGTTCATGTCCACGATGAGCCACGAGGTCCGCACTCCGCTCGGCGCGATCAACGGCTTCTCCGAGCTGCTCCGCGAGGAGGTGCGCGAACTCGAAGGACACGGCAAGGTCGTGATCCCGCCTCCGGTCATCGAGTTTGTGGAGGTCATCCAGGAGAACGCCCGCCGCGCACTCCGGCTCGTCAACGACCTCTTCGACCTCTCGAAGCTGGAGACGGGCGCGCTCCGGCTCCAGCACTCGCCCGTGTTCTTCCACGACATCACCGAGCGCGTGGCGCACCGCGCCCGGATGGATCTTGACTCAAAGGGCGTCACCTTCCGCTGGGATCGGGACCCCGCCCAACCCGTCGTGCTCGGCGACCCCTACCGCATCGAGCAGGTCGTGGAGCAGCTCCTTTCGAACGCGGTCAAGTTCACCGACGCAGGCTACGTCGCGCTCACCACACGGCTCGACACGGACGCGGTCGTCTGCGTCGTGGAGGACACCGGCTGCGGCATCGCCGAAGAGTTTGTCAGCGGGCTCTTCGAGCCGTTCACGCAGGAGGACCACCGCCTCAACCGCAACTACGACGGCTCAGGCCTCGGCCTCGCGATCGTGAAGCGCCTCGTGGACGCGATGGACGGCTCGCTTGCCATCGAGAGCGAGAAGGACGCCGGGACGCGCGTGACGCTCAAGCTCCCCGTTGCCGTGGCAAGCGCCGACGTGCTCTGA
- a CDS encoding ATP-binding protein, with translation MSLFLSPESIRATALVILNVALTVYLLRVPRGAGASRWLAGFTTGTVGLYLCRAAEASFYPLSDATMWAIKSVELLVVMAALGALVQFAYRFLEVPYPRETRAALVVAALAVVGSLVLVAVTRSPESSIRDVMMSVYSFTWLAADAWAVTVLLRKRRRAHALGRDREARAFAAFAAVCLADAVLLITIIGVFLADASVVVSNAMWVFVILPAVFAIHYTRVAIYLEHAPEPTSIRTKLSGLALALVLGLIGMTAVLSAPPSNPNVIDGIPAPGVMAEYHEAMLPLLVLMGIATVLALVVFPWALKGSLVRPVERLLEGVRRVNAGERDVTVPVGVHDEVGRLSEGFNAMTASLRDAEEELRAYATDLEVRVAARTEELRASKAEVEAQALRLEELDRLKTRLFANLSHEFRTPLTILLGPIEDALASDTPMPEPLAGQLPSMQQSARRLLNLINQLLDLAKLEAGALDLNSEETDVVVLARGVAATFAGPAERKGLGLLFDAQVSALSMPLDAQQIETVLTNLVANALAFTERGGKIRVSVGAEHGDAVVAVEDTGTGIAAAALPYVFDRFRQADGSTTRTHGGTGIGLALAKELVELHGGTIGVESTVGFGTRFTVRLPLGAVDVDAEAAAQAGVPTVPRTEQRSAPTVLATGDGEAAMLDLPIPVSATPGDDPPAVATSNDRRPLVLVVEDHAGLRAYIRSHLAERYRVLEAENGAVGLETARACRPDLVLSDVMMPELDGVALTRALRAEPALADVPIVLLSAWADEQSTLAGLEAGADDYLTKPFSPDELRARLSNFVATRHRLRARYSDEVVVGPSEIVVPSAEAAFLERVRDAAEAGLGDPSFGVDALAAEVGLSRRQLGRRLRASLDTAPGVFLRQLRLARAAQLLTQQAGTVAEVAYAVGYRDADHFAKQFRKTYGTLPSAYATRKAVPHREHDDDH, from the coding sequence ATGAGCCTGTTTCTTTCCCCAGAATCGATCCGCGCCACGGCCCTCGTGATCCTCAACGTGGCGCTCACGGTGTACCTGCTGCGCGTACCGCGTGGGGCGGGTGCCTCGCGGTGGTTGGCAGGGTTCACGACGGGAACGGTCGGCCTCTACCTCTGCCGTGCCGCCGAGGCGTCGTTCTATCCGCTGTCGGACGCGACGATGTGGGCAATCAAGTCGGTCGAACTCCTGGTTGTGATGGCGGCCCTAGGCGCGCTCGTCCAGTTCGCGTACCGGTTTTTGGAGGTGCCCTACCCGCGAGAAACGCGAGCCGCCCTGGTAGTGGCTGCGCTCGCGGTCGTTGGTTCGCTCGTGCTCGTGGCGGTCACGCGCAGCCCCGAGAGCAGCATCCGCGACGTGATGATGTCGGTCTACAGCTTCACGTGGCTCGCGGCGGATGCTTGGGCGGTGACGGTGCTCTTGCGCAAGCGGCGGCGGGCGCACGCGTTGGGGCGCGACCGAGAGGCTCGGGCCTTTGCGGCCTTCGCAGCCGTATGTCTCGCCGACGCCGTCCTCCTGATAACCATCATCGGCGTGTTCCTGGCCGATGCATCGGTCGTGGTCAGCAATGCTATGTGGGTGTTTGTCATCCTCCCGGCCGTCTTTGCGATTCACTACACGCGGGTCGCGATATACCTAGAGCATGCGCCGGAACCTACCTCGATCCGTACGAAGCTCTCCGGTCTGGCACTCGCGCTGGTGCTGGGTCTGATCGGCATGACCGCCGTGCTCTCGGCTCCGCCAAGCAATCCCAATGTCATCGACGGCATCCCAGCGCCGGGGGTGATGGCGGAGTACCATGAAGCGATGCTGCCGCTCCTCGTGCTGATGGGAATCGCTACCGTTCTGGCTTTGGTCGTCTTCCCGTGGGCGCTGAAGGGGAGCCTCGTGCGCCCCGTCGAACGGTTGCTTGAGGGCGTCCGGCGGGTCAACGCGGGCGAACGCGACGTGACGGTGCCCGTCGGCGTGCACGACGAAGTAGGGCGGCTCAGCGAGGGCTTTAACGCGATGACCGCCTCGCTACGGGACGCTGAGGAAGAACTGCGTGCCTACGCGACCGACCTCGAAGTACGCGTTGCAGCACGCACGGAAGAGCTACGCGCCAGCAAAGCTGAGGTCGAAGCCCAGGCGCTGCGCCTCGAAGAACTCGACCGGCTCAAGACGCGGCTCTTCGCCAACCTCAGCCACGAGTTCCGCACGCCGCTCACGATCCTGCTCGGCCCCATCGAGGACGCGCTTGCCAGCGACACGCCGATGCCGGAGCCGCTCGCCGGCCAGCTACCGTCCATGCAGCAGAGCGCTCGCCGGCTGCTCAACCTCATCAATCAACTCCTCGACCTCGCCAAGCTCGAAGCAGGCGCGCTCGACCTGAACAGCGAGGAGACCGACGTGGTGGTACTCGCACGAGGTGTCGCTGCGACGTTTGCCGGACCGGCCGAGCGCAAAGGCCTCGGGCTGCTGTTCGACGCCCAGGTTTCTGCGCTCTCGATGCCCCTCGACGCGCAGCAGATCGAGACGGTGCTGACCAACCTCGTCGCCAACGCCCTGGCGTTCACTGAGCGTGGGGGCAAGATCCGCGTGAGCGTTGGTGCTGAACACGGCGACGCGGTCGTGGCAGTCGAGGATACCGGGACCGGCATCGCGGCAGCGGCGCTGCCCTACGTGTTCGACCGCTTTCGCCAGGCTGACGGCAGCACCACGCGCACGCACGGAGGTACCGGCATCGGGCTGGCCCTGGCCAAGGAGCTCGTGGAGCTGCACGGCGGCACCATCGGCGTCGAGAGCACGGTCGGGTTCGGGACCCGGTTCACCGTCCGGCTTCCACTGGGCGCCGTCGATGTTGACGCCGAGGCCGCTGCCCAGGCTGGCGTACCCACCGTGCCGCGCACCGAGCAACGCTCCGCGCCCACGGTCCTCGCGACGGGCGACGGTGAGGCGGCGATGCTCGACCTGCCCATACCCGTCAGTGCGACGCCAGGCGACGATCCCCCGGCTGTGGCGACTTCCAACGACCGACGCCCACTCGTGCTCGTGGTGGAGGACCACGCAGGACTGCGCGCTTACATCCGCAGCCACCTCGCCGAGCGCTACCGCGTCCTCGAAGCCGAGAACGGAGCCGTCGGTCTGGAGACCGCCCGGGCCTGCCGGCCCGACCTCGTCCTCTCCGACGTGATGATGCCCGAGCTCGACGGCGTAGCCCTGACACGTGCCCTTCGCGCTGAACCGGCGCTCGCCGACGTGCCCATCGTCTTGCTCTCCGCGTGGGCCGACGAGCAGAGCACGCTCGCCGGGTTGGAAGCCGGGGCCGACGACTACCTCACGAAGCCGTTCTCGCCCGACGAACTCCGCGCCCGCCTCAGCAACTTCGTCGCGACGCGCCATCGGCTCCGTGCTCGCTACTCCGATGAGGTCGTCGTGGGGCCAAGCGAGATCGTGGTGCCTTCAGCCGAGGCTGCGTTCCTCGAACGTGTGCGGGACGCCGCCGAGGCCGGTCTGGGCGATCCCTCGTTCGGCGTCGATGCGCTGGCGGCGGAGGTGGGGCTGAGCCGGCGGCAACTCGGACGGCGCCTGCGCGCTTCGCTCGACACCGCGCCCGGCGTGTTTTTGCGCCAACTCCGGCTCGCGCGGGCCGCGCAACTCCTGACGCAGCAGGCCGGGACCGTCGCCGAAGTCGCGTATGCCGTGGGCTACCGGGATGCCGACCATTTCGCCAAGCAGTTCCGCAAGACGTATGGGACGCTGCCCTCGGCCTACGCGACCCGGAAGGCCGTTCCACACCGGGAGCACGACGACGACCACTGA
- a CDS encoding MFS transporter — translation MPQVGFLELLRTNRNVRWLWAGAVVSLFGDWFNTLALYRVVQDLSSEGSVLGDGYVALALVFVVKLLPLALAAPLAGVLVDRFNRRTVMIVSDVLRALIVLGFLLVREPGDLWLLYVLAAAQIMVSALFLPAKTAALPNITTDRELLTANALLSATWSIMLALGAAVGGAAVEFLSTDTVFLFDAATYLVSAVFIARTVIPQDRDDVPPGNPIRVAVGKVAEGWRHLYRHPRIGRIALAKATWGVGGGALMLALVLIGGQLVPGKPDLGTGLAYAARGLGTGIGPILARALFRDRSVWPAVLGACVIVCGLGYTAIGLLEWTLVVLVFVLVAHAASGANWVLATTLLQERTEDRFRGRVFSTEWIFLALAETMSLLVASALLEAEALTLRTAVLGLAGVQVVCGIAWLLIVVPRERADAGEAVRR, via the coding sequence GTGCCCCAGGTCGGCTTCCTCGAACTGCTGCGGACCAACCGCAACGTCCGCTGGCTGTGGGCCGGGGCCGTGGTGTCGCTCTTCGGCGACTGGTTTAACACGCTCGCGCTCTACCGTGTCGTGCAGGACCTCTCCAGCGAGGGCTCCGTGCTCGGCGACGGCTACGTGGCGCTGGCGCTCGTCTTCGTGGTGAAGCTGCTGCCGCTCGCGCTCGCGGCCCCGCTGGCGGGCGTGTTGGTGGATCGCTTCAACCGCCGCACGGTGATGATCGTCTCGGACGTGCTCCGCGCGCTCATCGTACTCGGCTTCCTGCTCGTGCGCGAGCCCGGCGACCTGTGGCTGCTCTACGTCCTCGCGGCGGCACAGATCATGGTGAGCGCGCTCTTCCTGCCGGCCAAGACCGCAGCCCTGCCCAACATCACCACGGACCGCGAACTGCTGACCGCCAACGCGCTCCTCTCGGCGACGTGGAGCATCATGCTCGCGCTCGGAGCGGCCGTCGGCGGGGCGGCGGTGGAATTCCTGAGCACGGACACCGTGTTTCTGTTCGACGCCGCGACGTACCTCGTCTCGGCGGTGTTCATCGCGCGGACGGTAATCCCGCAGGACCGGGACGACGTGCCACCGGGCAACCCGATCAGGGTCGCCGTCGGGAAAGTTGCGGAGGGCTGGCGACACCTCTACCGGCACCCGCGGATCGGGCGGATCGCGCTGGCGAAGGCGACGTGGGGCGTGGGCGGCGGAGCGCTCATGCTAGCGCTCGTCTTGATTGGCGGACAACTGGTGCCGGGCAAACCCGACCTCGGCACGGGACTCGCCTACGCCGCGCGCGGCCTGGGGACCGGCATCGGGCCGATCCTGGCGCGCGCGCTCTTCCGCGATAGGAGCGTGTGGCCAGCCGTGCTGGGCGCCTGCGTGATCGTGTGCGGGCTGGGCTACACCGCCATCGGCCTGCTGGAGTGGACGCTCGTCGTGCTGGTATTCGTACTCGTCGCCCACGCGGCGAGTGGGGCCAACTGGGTGCTCGCAACGACGCTCTTGCAGGAACGCACCGAAGACCGCTTCCGCGGTCGCGTCTTCTCGACGGAGTGGATCTTCCTGGCGCTCGCTGAGACGATGTCGCTGCTGGTGGCGAGCGCGCTGCTGGAGGCGGAGGCGCTCACGCTGCGGACGGCCGTGCTGGGGCTGGCGGGCGTGCAGGTCGTCTGCGGCATAGCGTGGCTGCTGATCGTGGTGCCGCGCGAACGGGCGGATGCTGGTGAGGCGGTGAGGCGGTGA
- a CDS encoding GNAT family N-acetyltransferase, translated as MLHTGRLALRPVQPADVVALHAHWTNPVVRRYLWDGVAIPQDQVAALAQESAARFEAYGHGLWTLGLRDLDSPEAAPLIGCGGFWPFHDPPRLELILSVGPAWHGQGLATEAGHALLAYARDDLGMTEALASTDVPNAASQRLLDRLGFACTHRGDADGLDTLFYARAL; from the coding sequence GTGCTACATACCGGTCGCCTCGCCCTCCGTCCCGTCCAGCCTGCCGATGTCGTAGCCCTGCATGCGCACTGGACCAACCCTGTCGTGCGCCGCTATCTGTGGGACGGCGTCGCCATTCCCCAAGATCAGGTCGCAGCGCTCGCCCAGGAGAGTGCGGCCCGCTTCGAGGCCTACGGGCACGGCCTCTGGACGCTCGGCCTTCGTGACCTTGATTCTCCCGAAGCGGCGCCTCTGATCGGCTGCGGCGGGTTCTGGCCGTTCCACGACCCGCCGCGGCTCGAACTCATCCTCAGCGTCGGTCCAGCGTGGCACGGGCAGGGCTTGGCGACCGAAGCCGGACACGCCCTCCTGGCGTACGCCCGCGACGACCTCGGCATGACCGAGGCGCTCGCGAGCACCGACGTGCCCAACGCCGCGTCACAGCGACTGCTCGACCGGCTTGGCTTCGCGTGCACCCACCGCGGCGACGCGGACGGCCTCGACACGCTCTTCTACGCACGGGCGCTTTAG
- a CDS encoding Bax inhibitor-1 family protein codes for MNTAVSQLPVSAIDADARASFVLRTYIHLFGAILLFVAIEAYIFTSGLAEPIATTLLNMPGGWLVVLGGFVVVSWIASRVAATASSSFAQYAALGGFVLAEAIIFVPLLFMAAYYSGDPGMINKAAWVTLMGFTGLTAIAVLTRKDFSFLGGLLRWGFIVAIVLIVAGVLFSFELGTFFAVAMIGLAGAAILYDTSNILHHYPEDKHVAASLQLFASVALMFWYVLSLFLSRD; via the coding sequence ATGAACACGGCAGTCTCGCAGCTTCCCGTCTCCGCAATCGACGCCGATGCCCGCGCGTCCTTTGTCCTGCGGACCTACATCCACCTCTTCGGCGCGATCCTGCTCTTCGTCGCCATCGAGGCCTACATTTTCACCAGTGGCCTCGCTGAGCCCATCGCTACAACGCTCCTCAACATGCCGGGGGGCTGGCTCGTGGTACTCGGCGGCTTCGTGGTGGTGAGCTGGATCGCGAGCCGCGTGGCCGCAACGGCGTCCAGCTCCTTCGCGCAGTATGCCGCGCTCGGCGGCTTTGTCCTCGCCGAGGCGATCATCTTCGTGCCGCTGCTGTTCATGGCGGCCTACTACTCCGGCGACCCTGGCATGATCAACAAGGCAGCGTGGGTCACGCTCATGGGCTTCACGGGCCTCACGGCGATCGCGGTGCTTACGCGCAAAGACTTCTCGTTCCTAGGTGGGCTGCTCCGCTGGGGCTTCATCGTCGCCATCGTGCTGATCGTGGCGGGCGTCCTCTTCAGCTTCGAACTCGGCACCTTCTTCGCCGTGGCCATGATCGGGCTCGCCGGCGCTGCCATCCTCTACGACACCTCGAATATCCTGCACCACTACCCCGAGGACAAGCACGTGGCGGCCTCGCTGCAGCTCTTCGCCTCGGTTGCGCTGATGTTCTGGTACGTCCTGAGCCTCTTCCTCAGTCGCGACTAG